One part of the Verrucomicrobiia bacterium genome encodes these proteins:
- a CDS encoding VOC family protein, with product MDAPVVHFEIPANNPEKLSGFYTGIFGWKIEKVPGMEYWFVTTKSAQEKPGINGGLMKKMNPGHVPTNYIDVASVEEWSKKVAAAGGQVIMPKSPVPQMGWFAVCLDPEGNVFGLWQNDPNAG from the coding sequence ATGGATGCTCCGGTAGTGCATTTTGAAATTCCGGCGAATAATCCCGAAAAGCTTTCCGGTTTTTACACCGGCATCTTCGGCTGGAAAATCGAAAAAGTCCCCGGAATGGAGTACTGGTTCGTGACCACCAAGTCGGCCCAGGAAAAACCCGGCATCAACGGCGGGCTGATGAAAAAAATGAACCCGGGACACGTTCCCACCAATTACATCGATGTGGCTTCGGTGGAGGAGTGGAGCAAGAAGGTCGCGGCGGCCGGCGGACAAGTGATTATGCCGAAATCCCCTGTACCGCAGATGGGGTGGTTTGCGGTCTGCTTGGATCCCGAAGGAAACGTCTTCGGTCTCTGGCAGAACGACCCGAACGCGGGATAA
- a CDS encoding PhzF family phenazine biosynthesis protein, with amino-acid sequence MGQKIYQVDSFTDRPFTGNPAGVCILPEARSEKWMQDVAREMNLAETAFLVKQSDGYNLRWFTPAVEVDLCGHATLASAHVLWETGQLPVREEARFHTKSGLLTAKRAGKLIEMNFPATPAATVEAPPGLLQALGVDAKYVGKSRFDYLIEVESEAMVKGLNPDIGRVKQLPVRGVIVTAKAKSEGFDFVSRFFAPAVGVDEDPVTGSAHCTLAPFWAERLGKKELVGYQASSRGGTVRVRVDGDRVHLGGRAVTVLVAELVNG; translated from the coding sequence TGGGACAAAAAATCTATCAAGTTGACTCTTTTACCGACCGCCCCTTCACCGGCAATCCGGCGGGTGTCTGTATTTTGCCGGAAGCAAGGAGCGAAAAATGGATGCAGGACGTGGCCCGGGAAATGAATCTGGCCGAAACGGCCTTTCTGGTCAAGCAATCCGACGGCTACAACCTGCGCTGGTTCACCCCCGCTGTCGAAGTTGACCTCTGCGGCCACGCCACCTTGGCCTCGGCCCATGTATTGTGGGAGACGGGGCAATTGCCGGTTAGGGAAGAGGCCCGTTTTCACACTAAAAGCGGGCTTTTAACCGCTAAACGAGCTGGCAAACTTATTGAAATGAATTTTCCTGCCACACCCGCCGCAACGGTAGAAGCCCCGCCGGGATTGCTGCAAGCTCTGGGAGTTGATGCAAAATACGTAGGGAAAAGCCGGTTTGATTATTTGATAGAAGTTGAGTCGGAAGCCATGGTCAAGGGTTTGAATCCCGATATCGGCCGGGTAAAGCAATTGCCCGTTCGGGGCGTTATTGTTACGGCTAAAGCAAAATCCGAGGGCTTTGATTTCGTCTCCCGCTTCTTCGCCCCGGCGGTGGGGGTGGACGAAGACCCAGTCACCGGCTCGGCCCACTGCACGCTGGCTCCTTTCTGGGCCGAACGATTGGGAAAGAAGGAACTGGTCGGTTATCAGGCCTCTAGCCGGGGCGGAACGGTTCGGGTGCGGGTGGATGGAGACCGGGTGCATCTGGGCGGGCGGGCGGTAACTGTTTTGGTGGCGGAACTGGTCAATGGCTAA
- a CDS encoding glycosyltransferase family 39 protein: MPRFERFRIWASGHPLELLLILGLFLRLWAAFFARGYMGTDDHFQVIEIAADWQRENFVFLPGDVQFYRSLFYPALNWLLMALLHQLGIYHPDAIMLVNRLLHALFSLWTIALTYKLGLLLFDRRVAFTAGLLSAAYFLMPYVSVRNLIESFCIPFLLWGLYETVKAEMGKSRNSNRSWALAGITFGLAFLVRWQVAAAILGVGLYLIYRQAWRGLALMTTFGLIPVLAEAVWDWWAHGVFFGSFRVYIQHNLEHARDYIVGPWYRYLLLLVGLFIPPFSLFFLAAIVRWAKRFGVLIWAALAFLIIHSAVPGKQERFILPIFPLLALMGTAGLFFWQENRSSLTSWIRWGWRWFWAVNAVLLILATFNYSQKARIASFISLYESGDARGVVVDFTERGTLLPLYYLDGADPSRPKPEIYRAYTSADFDTLRLRHSGRIGPPVASLDYAVIFSQGKPVMHLKMINEHLGRTEVLAHISPSLADRILLWLNPKYNHSKEAWVCRLEVEK; this comes from the coding sequence ATGCCGCGGTTTGAACGTTTCCGGATTTGGGCCTCTGGCCATCCGCTTGAACTTCTTCTAATCCTTGGGCTTTTTCTCCGTCTCTGGGCCGCCTTTTTCGCCCGCGGCTATATGGGGACGGACGATCATTTTCAGGTAATCGAAATCGCCGCCGACTGGCAGCGGGAAAATTTCGTCTTTCTGCCGGGTGATGTGCAATTCTATCGCTCCCTTTTCTACCCCGCGCTCAACTGGCTTTTGATGGCTCTTCTGCATCAACTCGGCATTTACCATCCGGACGCCATAATGCTGGTCAACCGGCTCTTGCACGCCTTGTTTTCCCTTTGGACGATTGCCTTGACCTACAAGCTTGGCCTATTGCTGTTCGATCGCCGCGTCGCCTTCACCGCAGGGCTTTTGTCAGCCGCCTATTTCTTGATGCCCTACGTCTCGGTCCGCAACTTGATTGAATCCTTCTGCATTCCTTTCCTTCTGTGGGGGCTTTATGAAACCGTCAAAGCGGAAATGGGAAAGTCAAGAAACTCGAACCGCTCTTGGGCTTTGGCAGGTATTACTTTTGGATTGGCGTTTCTTGTCCGCTGGCAGGTGGCGGCGGCCATTTTGGGGGTTGGGCTTTATTTGATTTATCGCCAAGCATGGCGGGGGTTGGCTTTAATGACAACTTTTGGACTGATTCCAGTGCTGGCCGAGGCGGTTTGGGACTGGTGGGCGCACGGCGTTTTCTTTGGCTCCTTCCGGGTCTATATCCAACACAATCTCGAGCACGCACGGGATTACATCGTAGGTCCCTGGTATCGCTATTTGCTTTTGCTTGTGGGTCTTTTCATCCCCCCCTTTTCGCTTTTTTTCCTGGCCGCCATTGTTCGCTGGGCCAAACGTTTCGGCGTATTGATTTGGGCCGCTTTGGCCTTTTTAATTATCCACTCCGCCGTTCCCGGTAAACAAGAACGATTCATTCTCCCCATTTTTCCGCTTTTGGCTTTGATGGGAACGGCCGGGCTTTTTTTCTGGCAGGAAAACCGGTCATCTCTCACTTCCTGGATTCGCTGGGGTTGGCGCTGGTTTTGGGCCGTGAACGCCGTATTGTTGATTCTGGCCACTTTCAATTACAGCCAGAAGGCCCGCATCGCCTCCTTTATCAGTCTCTATGAAAGTGGGGATGCCCGGGGTGTGGTGGTGGATTTCACCGAACGGGGCACGCTTCTTCCTCTGTATTATTTGGACGGCGCCGACCCATCCCGCCCCAAACCCGAGATATACCGGGCCTACACTTCGGCTGATTTCGATACCCTGCGTTTGCGGCATTCGGGAAGAATCGGTCCGCCGGTTGCCTCCCTTGATTATGCTGTTATTTTTTCGCAGGGAAAACCGGTGATGCACCTGAAAATGATCAATGAGCATCTGGGACGAACGGAAGTACTTGCCCACATTTCCCCAAGTTTGGCCGATAGAATATTGCTCTGGCTCAACCCGAAATACAACCACTCCAAGGAGGCCTGGGTCTGCCGGCTGGAGGTGGAAAAGTGA
- the dapF gene encoding diaminopimelate epimerase, with protein MKLKFYKLEAAGNDFIIVLERNLPKMPPVALVKRLCHRHTGIGADGLIILEKGRAAKWRMRIFNADGSDGQFSGNGARCLAHLLFRLRWVVGKRAVFETVRGATEVVRTRGDYYRVDMGRPVWDGGAIPLNSTKNAFINQSIEAGGRVFTGTAVSVGNPHLVLFVDSIPVNWAELGEKLERHRLFPKGANIEFVRPHGKKRATVAVWERGVGETLACGTGSVAVLAAGVITGRLARKAKIQMPGGVLNVEWETDGHLYLSGPVRYLFSGEFEL; from the coding sequence ATGAAGCTGAAATTTTACAAACTGGAAGCGGCCGGAAACGATTTTATCATCGTTTTAGAACGAAATTTGCCTAAAATGCCGCCGGTCGCTTTGGTAAAACGGCTCTGCCATCGGCACACCGGCATCGGAGCGGACGGCCTGATTATCTTGGAAAAAGGGCGGGCCGCCAAGTGGCGGATGCGGATTTTCAACGCGGACGGCTCGGACGGCCAATTTTCCGGCAACGGCGCCCGCTGTTTGGCCCATCTCCTTTTCCGTTTGCGCTGGGTGGTCGGAAAACGGGCTGTCTTCGAGACCGTCCGGGGGGCGACCGAAGTGGTGCGTACCCGCGGGGATTATTACCGTGTCGACATGGGTCGCCCCGTTTGGGACGGCGGTGCCATTCCGCTCAACTCGACCAAAAACGCTTTCATCAACCAGTCCATCGAGGCGGGCGGCCGGGTCTTTACCGGCACGGCCGTTTCCGTTGGGAATCCCCATCTGGTTTTGTTCGTCGATTCGATTCCTGTAAACTGGGCGGAATTGGGGGAGAAACTGGAACGCCACCGGCTTTTTCCCAAAGGGGCCAACATCGAATTTGTCCGCCCGCACGGCAAAAAACGGGCGACCGTGGCGGTCTGGGAGCGGGGTGTGGGGGAAACGTTGGCCTGCGGCACCGGCTCGGTGGCCGTGCTCGCCGCCGGCGTCATCACCGGGCGGCTGGCGCGCAAAGCCAAGATCCAAATGCCGGGAGGGGTTCTGAACGTGGAATGGGAGACAGATGGCCATCTTTATCTTTCCGGCCCGGTTCGCTATCTCTTTTCAGGAGAGTTTGA
- a CDS encoding cupin domain-containing protein, with protein sequence MREEKFRISVEEALARLPTPEGKLFANVFKRGDLTVEIYAPHGVDPQQPHTRDEIYFVAHGEGLYLCGGTRQPFGAGDFLFAPAGVAHRFEDFSEDLAVWVIFFGPEGGYPPEK encoded by the coding sequence ATGAGGGAAGAGAAATTCCGTATCTCCGTGGAGGAAGCGCTGGCCCGGTTGCCAACGCCGGAGGGAAAACTATTTGCGAATGTCTTTAAGCGAGGCGATTTGACTGTGGAAATTTATGCCCCGCACGGAGTCGATCCCCAACAGCCTCATACTCGGGATGAAATTTACTTCGTGGCCCACGGCGAAGGGCTCTATCTCTGCGGCGGAACCCGCCAGCCATTCGGCGCGGGGGATTTCCTATTCGCCCCGGCGGGAGTGGCCCACCGTTTCGAGGATTTTTCGGAGGATTTGGCGGTCTGGGTCATCTTCTTCGGCCCGGAGGGGGGCTATCCGCCCGAAAAATAA
- a CDS encoding LapA family protein, protein MAKPHDAAGSGRLIFTAVLLFLFAVAVLQNTQPVSLKFLFWAVSMPRAILILISALFGLIFGIFLSVRAKKGRAAK, encoded by the coding sequence ATGGCTAAACCGCATGATGCCGCCGGTTCGGGAAGATTGATTTTCACAGCCGTTCTGCTTTTCCTATTTGCCGTGGCCGTCCTACAAAACACCCAGCCGGTTTCGCTCAAGTTTCTTTTCTGGGCGGTTTCGATGCCCCGTGCCATCCTGATTTTAATATCCGCCCTTTTTGGTCTGATTTTCGGCATTTTTCTTTCCGTCCGGGCCAAAAAAGGCAGGGCTGCAAAATGA